The following proteins come from a genomic window of Ictalurus furcatus strain D&B chromosome 12, Billie_1.0, whole genome shotgun sequence:
- the kmt2ba gene encoding histone-lysine N-methyltransferase 2A isoform X1 → MAAAGGGFPASVVFAGASLSTPARCRFPGRPWLCRGRQKTWRRTRVGRLGLEAAAAAAGGPREPRPVSVEVTLREDPCLLRLLRINERLALQSDAGFCTSGSDEEGDFTGFQTDGRWALRSGHDVPQKRSFKSSSTSKVKPLLLASDPVANKATVAKKVLRVKTDRTSSSEKDERKGGKRQQNVSKPKLVVKLATKEMTDKNLLRERTLRRGRGRPSKNEKGTFSHEEGNVEEGVEDEEVLGEPDADAERKEKWQGRTGLRRKRKFVWNLTLNKRRGRNPKKSLAENLGRRPRGGLTKTQESATRDKLGVDQTASVSLKQKEVNKVKEEEEQENAVSPDGSEATPAKASSLHSPKLSPRSLKRRKSLFGYRRKPEQEEARSPVECRIPRKRRRLVHYTYAEVESPVNQEPSQEPPAQAASQQDSLVSSRPARVIRVPKRFMDDEGLSGLLGKKGVQSETQEGESCSDSEQAHLSQSPRFTSKQKSVNKRTICDDEENLIGKSLAWKPSVLTGGQRKKVGRPAYGATPLKIYESLKMLTASLTQRKEQRMASARSKTLGEKVECVSHDAGESPDSKCWSSDIKIGDLNCPGVVHKVAIHTDGQVISQSALSSVEGLENKADVERTSLEGATDLQSTDAGKSEVVLAQGSSFHKVNISGANKRMLHLLKRAKVQLIKIDQQKQMKTAQLMSGTVRIGDGGVMSMKRRGRRRIVRTIKEEVPQGLPLGGPRIKHVCRAAAVALGQPRAMVPEDIPRLSALPLHEREGIAPSQDTEDLGSQSETESADSVEQRPAYKQKAFGLRQRRCFNCKGCCREEDCGTCVFCLDKPKYGGPNKKRQSCIYRKCLRIEENKVRRMKVQMKRRAMYTQATVYSGGEEEGEGDGMGDALSANALSSIRRQPRRQVTRRCFSNLLESDSTDTDASGEELAKEPSSSEPSIKANDPVTHPDAQDDAVKPRRPGLPRGPWGRRRINKLQSCPTSAPGSPSVKLRLKFQLRLHRLPPSMVRAAEVSSVAVASQPDGKKAQEEEAERETWVVKEGALQQPLTDPCLPHSQSSMEHTSPSVLASLAKGFVHRERQAQEPAHKIRVDFKEDCNIQNVWAMGGLSVLTSVPITVECVCLLCASKGHHNMIFCQMCCEPFHRFCLPVDDRPQNENQHNWCCRRCKFCHVCGRKGKAGKPVLQCRRCFYCYHPSCLGPTYPKPGKCTTPWVCMLCIRCKSCGVTPGKSWSTSWNHELDLCPDCSNLHKQGNFCTVCLKCYPEIEFDMKMMQCARCAHWVHPKCEGLTDDLHEILKRLRGKSLVFSCAACSKIFPSGWQEVVQSVLRSGLEKIMNGLMSSLTTCHLQKCSKCEACSDADSIKSRKVVCDLHAVRKKLEEGLYTSLKAFHEDVATVLVKQLQQEEPLPEEQRPTHQAKTLYIKLLEQTFSWFNSQDPKAWKPVMKEFPSAMLPEAIIPPSEEHSYAQWLEEHNHATANENQENLHLKAQGEDPQNINRCDVDERHCSLCQQQGDAKPTDAGRLLYLGQNEWAHVNCCIWSAEVQEVRGALLHVHSAVARGRFMRCERCSQAGATVGCCLSSCQSNYHFMCARASHCVFQSDKKVYCYKHRDLVSNKVMNGFEVLRRVYVDFEGINLRRKFLTGLEPESINVMIGSLQIHKLGVLTELSANAGKLYPVGYQCTRWYWSTVDPRKPCKYTCRVTDVQPSSARKTPYLAQYQGENCTIAHSPKYHEDIDTTEAGLAMKLSPSTPSPDSKLDSGTGYKTPGHPHNRRPAGGTFRPLPSPGTAVSTSHHILTISDLDETRRSRRISLRSRNASPPHASSSGPVKLCSGAGLHPRSLPFSSSVSPLGTLENPMSSVSPRRRGRPPSSPSSATSAYSPRQGAVATASPPSTFVLSPCHSPKIQQHLKVTPQESAEVPQDFSASLEPEDAAGMPEEGISMIAVMNDCDTVPLSSDQLLLSTPFDTDTDVAVASVLNEKLEFDEALLNENVALHFGQHGSGADVVEQGQGFLTEGNGLVDENQVSAAGASRYSSRIKDFSGLSAAEEQMEQESTDEGSDHYFNFSRTVVVCDSAKDSAQTGLTLLPTSQSISQLDGADNNSESDAGEASGEDNTQDIGNSYHSQDTTKGATGSRLVCTGKAESLHMGDGPAMLEKCPGSAFLQKSDDMIVDSMVEVFTPEEGTSMKDLIAQEMQLTPETDIQNVVLSSPVFDTRGDLLAGHEDVLLDSEPLDHLNEVVLDPSNDVSAQDEHSGTDEKGPEKIVFPEPPPVSSVGKVRIITSTLAPHRRFIIPQPVTQHRVISMAVPAITSLPLSLPVNSISTSAALSVFPQRNHVVTSTPVVINGLGTQLKDATKSRPLAIRLPTSTKTSATGALSSPQVLLVNRAGQILIKDPQTNSYQVPSATSPSYSQISQIAKLIHSHNLIHRAVPRVVVNPVPQASPSQGPTTQVLSYTNGAAPSTKVLIRRLPQKSSAVQISSIPMRGTSGVKLKNISVPSTAELERIQGEDAQAIIERAMASHRDMVLSPSHLQIHPYLNKLQSPEGVKHFPGLHCQTKPNILSHSRPQVRVKRVSSASERTGVKQCKTTSIEPTVLSSQDDLNRSIGVRIKAPTIKEVLHFNPPEVENLCEPKNNEAKESEIKRSIPKECEPCELQESESNHDKNHAWVSSRNSDLSDWGPCSGWSSDEDSSSPFKDDQDVCSSQDKPHLLFKITSDDGFSVEADSIEVAWKAVMDGVQEARTGYRLEQLPLGRIRGARLLGVLHDAVLFLLEQLQGAAQCYNHRFRFHQQEKSEEELPINPSGCARAEIYTRKNTFDMFNFLASQHRQLPESRPCDEDEDDVKLKCSRRATSTELPMAMRFRHLEKTSKEAVGVYRSAIHGRGLFCKRNIEAGEMVIEYAGIVIRSVLTDKRENYYSSKDIGCYMFRIDDFDVVDATMHGNAARFINHSCEPNCYSRVINVEGQKHIVIFALRKIYRGEELTYDYKFPIEDASNKLHCNCGARRCRRFLN, encoded by the exons GAGGGAGATTTCACAGGCTTCCAGACTGATGGTCGATGGGCTTTACGCTCTGGACATGATGTTCCACAAA AACGTTCTTTTAAGTCATCCTCAACCTCAAAGGTGAAGCCGTTGCTTCTCGCTTCTGATCCGGTTGCAAACAAAGCTACCGTTGCGAAAAAGGTATTACGGGTGAAAACGGACAGAACATCATCATCAGAGAAGGATGAGAGGAAGGGTGGGAAACGTCAACAAAATGTTAGCAAACCCAAACTAGTCGTTAAACTGGCTACCAAAGAGATGACCGATAAAAATCTGTTGAGGGAAAGGACTTTGCGCAGGGGTCGAGGGAGACCGTCTAAGAATGAGAAAGGGACCTTCTCACATGAAGAAGGAAATGTAGAAGAAGGTGTAGAAGATGAAGAGGTATTGGGTGAACCAGATGCGGATGCTGAAAGAAAGGAGAAGTGGCAGGGACGAACCGGtctgaggaggaagaggaaatttGTGTGGAATTTAACGCTAAATAAAAGGAGAGGAAGAAATCCCAAGAAGAGCCTGGCTGAGAATTTGGGCAGACGTCCTCGCGGAGGACTCACGAAGACTCAGGAGAGCGCAACTAGGGATAAACTTGGGGTTGACCAAACTGCCTCCGTGTCTCTAAAACAGAAGGAGGTCAACAAAGTtaaggaagaggaagaacagGAGAATGCTGTTTCTCCTGATGGAAGTGAAGCCACACCAGCGAAAGCCAGTAGTCTACATTCTCCCAAATTATCTCCCCGTTCCTTAAAGCGACGCAAATCGTTATTTGGCTATCGTAGGAAGCCGGAGCAGGAGGAGGCTCGGTCACCAGTTGAGTGTAGAATACCCAGAAAAAGGCGCCGTCTTGTCCATTACACCTACGCAGAAGTGGAATCGCCGGTGAATCAAGAGCCATCACAGGAACCTCCAGCGCAGGCGGCGAGTCAGCAGGACAGCCTGGTTAGTAGTCGGCCAGCCCGTGTGATCAGGGTGCCCAAAAGGTTCATGGATGACGAAGGCTTGTCCGGGCTTCTGGGAAAGAAGGGTGTTCAAAGTGAGACTCAAGAGGGTGAGTCTTGCAGTGACTCTGAGCAAGCACACCTTTCCCAAAGCCCAAGGTTCACAAGCAAACAAAAGAGCGTGAACAAAAGGACAATATGTGATGACGAGGAGAACCTCATTGGAAAGTCTTTGGCATGGAAGCCAAGTGTCCTGACTGGTGGTCAACGAAAGAAAGTGGGCAGACCAGCTTACGGTGCTACTCCTCTCAAAATCTATGAGAGCTTAAAGATGCTTACGGCAAGCTTGACTCAGAGGAAAGAGCAGCGTATGGCCAGCGCACGTTCCAAAACCCTTGGTGAAAAAGTTGAGTGCGTGAGCCATGATGCAGGCGAATCTCCAGATTCTAAATGTTGGAGCTCTGACATAAAGATAGGCGATCTGAACTGTCCAGGAGTTGTACATAAAGTAGCCATACACACCGATGGTCAGGTGATCAGTCAGTCAGCACTTTCGTCTGTTGAAGGACTAGAAAACAAAGCAGATG tagaGAGAACCAGCCTGGAGGGCGCTACTGACCTACAGAGCACGGATGCTGGGAAGTCCGAGGTGGTGTTGGCGCAGGGAAGTTCCTTTCACAAAGTCAACATCTCTGGCGCCAACAAGAGGATGCTTCACCTGCTGAAGAGGGCTAAGGTGCAGCTGATTAAAATTGACCAGCAGAAACAGATGAAGACAGCTCAG CTGATGTCTGGGACAGTTCGAATTGGAGATGGTGGTGTCATGAGCATGAAGAGGAGGGGAAGAAGGAGAATAGTCAGGACGATCAAGGAAGAGGTTCCTCAG GGACTGCCGCTTGGAGGTCCACGCATAAAGCATGTGTGTCGGGCAGCGGCGGTGGCACTCGGGCAGCCTCGTGCCATGGTACCTGAAGACATCCCCAGACTCAGTGCTCTGCCTTTACATGAGAGAGAAGGCATTGCACCCTCACAAGACACAGAGG ATCTCGGGTCTCAATCGGAAACGGAAAGCGCCGACTCTGTCGAGCAACGGCCAGCGTACAAACAGAAAGCGTTCGGTCTGCGACAGAGACGCTGCTTTAACTGCAAGGGCTGTTGTCGAGAAGAGGACTGTGGGACCTGTGTCTTCTGCCTGGATAAACCTAAATATGGAGGACCCAACAAGAAACGTCAGAGCTGCAT ctacaggaagtgctTAAGGATCGAAGAGAACAAAGTGAGACGAATGAAAG TTCAGATGAAGCGACGGGCCATGTACACCCAAGCCACTGTGTACAGTGGCGGAGAGGAAGAGGGCGAGGGAGATGGCATGGGAGATGCGCTAAGCGCTAATGCACTTAGCTCCATCCGGAGGCAGCCTAGGCGGCAGGTTACACGGCGATGCTTCAGCAACTTGCTAGAGTCTGACTCGACCGACACAGATGCTTCTGGTGAAGAATTAGCAAAGGAACCGAGCAGTAGTGAGCCAAGTATTAAGGCTAATG ATCCTGTTACACATCCTGATGCTCAAGATGATGCAGTGAAACCACGCAGGCCTGGCCTGCCGAGAGGACCGTGGGGTCGGCGACGAATTAATAAG CTCCAGAGTTGCCCTACCTCAGCACCAGGAAGTCCATCTGTAAAGCTCAGGCTGAAGTTCCAGCTGCGGCTGCACAGACTACCACCTAGCATGGTGCGAGCTGCTGAGGTGTCTTCGGTGGCTGTGGCTTCCCAGCCTGATGGCAAAAAAGCACAAGAagaggaggcagagagagaaacgtGGGTTGTGAAGGAGGGAGCTTTGCAGCAACCCCTTACTGACCCCTGTCTTCCTCATTCCCAGAGCTCAATGGAGCACACGTCACCCAGCGTCCTGGCCTCACTGGCCAAAGGCTTTGTACACCGGGAACGACAGGCACAGGAACCAGCGCACAAAATCCGGGTAGACTTTAAG GAGGACTGCAACATTCAGAACGTCTGGGCGATGGGGGGTCTGAGTGTCCTCACATCTGTTCCGATcacagtggagtgtgtgtgtctgctgtgTGCTAGTAAAGGCCATCACAAT ATGATATTTTGTCAGATGTGCTGTGAGCCCTTCCACCGCTTCTGCCTTCCAGTAGACGACCGTCCACAGAACGAAAATCAGCACAACTGGTGTTGTAGGCGATGCAAATTCTGCCACGTCTGTGGTCGTAAGGGCAAAGCGGGAAAG CCGGTTTTACAATGCAGAAGGTGCTTTTATTGTTACCACCCATCATGCCTAGGGCCCACATATCCCAAACCTGGAAAGTGTACCACGCCTTGG gtatgtatgttgTGTATTCGGTGCAAAAGCTGTGGGGTGACACCTGGGAAATCCTGGAGCACGTCTTGGAATCACGAGCTGGATCTCTGCCCTGACTGCAGTAACCTCCACAAACAAG GAAATTTCTGCACAGTGTGTCTCAAGTGCTATCCTGAGATTGAGTTTGACATGAAGATGATGCAGTGTGCTCGATGTGCCCACTGGGTCCATCCCAAGTGTGAGGGACTCACAG ATGACTTGCATGAGATTCTGAAGAGGCTGCGGGGGAAAAGTTTGGTGTTCTCCTGCGCAGCCTGCAGTAAGATCTTCCCTAGTGGCTGGCAGGAGGTGGTGCAGAGTGTACTGCGCAGTGGTCTAGAAAAGATCATGAATGGTTTAATGAGCTCCCTGACCACCTGTCACCTCCAGAAATGCTCAAAG tgtgaggcctgttctgatgCTGACAGTATAAAGAGTAGGAAGGTGGTTTGTGATCTTCATGCTGTGAGGAAGAAGCTTGAAGAAGGCTTGTACACTTCCTTG AAAGCATTTCATGAGGATGTGGCGACTGTACTGGTAAAGCAGCTACAGCAAGAAGAACCACTTCCAGAAGAACAGAGGCCCACCCACCAAGCcaaaactttatatataaaa TTACTGGAGCAAACTTTCAGTTGGTTCAACAGTCAGGACCCTAAAGCATGGAAGCCTGTAATGAAGGAATTCCCAAG TGCTATGCTCCCAGAGGCAATAATCCCACCGTCTGAAGAGCACAGTTACGCCCAGTGGTTGGAGGAGCACAACCATGCTACAGCAAACGAGAACCAAGAAAACCTTCATTTAAAAGCACAAGGAGAAG ATCCTCAGAACATCAACCGATGTGATGTAGATGAAAGACACTGCTCTCTTTGTCAGCAGCAGGGTGATGCCAAACCCACT GACGCAGGCAGGCTGCTGTACCTGGGCCAAAATGAGTGGGCTCATGTAAACTGCTGCATCTGGTCGGCTGAGGTGCAGGAAGTCCGGGGTGCTTTGTTGCATGTGCACAGTGCTGTGGCCAGAGGACGTTTCATG CGTTGCGAGCGGTGCAGTCAGGCCGGAGCAACAGTGGGCTgctgtctctcttcctgtcaGAGTAATTACCACTTCATGTGCGCTCGTGCCAGCCATTGTGTCTTTCAAAGCGATAAGAAGGTCTACTGTTACAAACATCGTGACCTCGTCAGCAACAAG GTGATGAACGGATTTGAGGTTCTCAGACGAGTCTACGTAGATTTTGAAGGCATTAACCTTCGAAGGAAGTTTTTAACAGGCTTGGAACCAGAGTCCATTAATGTCATGATTG GCTCTTTACAGATACACAAATTGGGTGTGCTCACTGAGTTATCTGCAAATGCAGGAAAATTGTATCCTGTGGGTTACCA gtGCACTCGGTGGTACTGGAGCACAGTCGACCCACGAAAGCCATGCAAGTACACCTGCAGGGTGACTGATGTACAGCCATCATCAGCAAGGAAAACTCCATATCTAGCACAATACCAGGGAGAGAACTGCACTATTGCACACAGCCCCAAATACCATGAAG ATATAGACACCACAGAGGCTGGTCTTGCCATGAAGCTTAGCCCCAGCACCCCATCTCCCGACTCCAAACTGGACTCAGGAACAGGATATAAAACTCCTGGGCACCCTCACAACAGGAGACCGGCTGGTGGGACATTCAGACCATTGCCCTCACCAG GGACTGCAGTTTCCACTTCCCATCACATCCTGACCATCAGTGATCTTGACGAGACACGCCGTTCAAGAAGGATTTCTTTACGTAGCCGTAATGCCTCACCTCCCCATGCATCCTCCTCTGGGCCAGTGAAATTGTGCTCAGGAGCTGGTCTTCACCCCAGATCGCTCCCATTTAGCTCGTCTGTCTCTCCACTCGGCACTCTTGAAAACCCAATGAGCTCTGTGTCACCTCGCCGCAGGGGCCGCCCTCCTTCCTCCCCTTCCAGTGCTACTTCAGCATACTCCCCTCGGCAAGGTGCAGTTGCAACTGCGAGCCCCCCTTCAACTTTCGTCTTGTCACCATGTCACTCTCCAAAGATCCAGCAGCATTTAAAAGTAACGCCACAAGAGTCCGCAGAAGTACCTCAAGATTTCTCTGCCTCTTTAGAGCCTGAAGATGCCGCTGGAATGCCAGAGGAAGGCATCTCCATGATTGCAGTTATGAATGATTGTGACACAGTACCGCTGTCGTCAGACCAGTTGCTGCTGTCTACACCGTTTGATACCGACACAGATGTAGCCGTTGCCTCTGTGTTGAATGAAAAGCTTGAATTCGATGAGGCCTTGCTAAATGAGAACGTGGCCTTGCACTTTGGCCAGCATGGCAGTGGGGCAGATGTGGTAGAGCAGGGACAGGGGTTCTTGACTGAAGGAAATGGCTTGGTCGATGAAAATCAAGTTTCAGCCGCAGGTGCCAGTCGATACAGCTCCAGAATAAAGGATTTTTCTGGACTTTCAGCTGCTGAAGAGCAAATGGAGCAAGAGTCAACGGATGAAGGCTCTGATCATTACTTTAATTTCTCTCGCACAGTAGTAGTCTGTGATTCTGCTAAGGATTCCGCACAGACTGGGTTAACGCTCCTTCCTACCTCGCAGTCGATCTCTCAACTGGACGGAGCAGACAACAATTCAGAAAGCGATGCAGGGGAAGCCAGTGGGGAGGACAACACTCAGGATATAGGAAATAGTTATCATAGTCAGGACACAACAAAGGGTGCCACTGGAAGCAGGCTAGTTTGCACTGGCAAAGCTGAGTCCTTACATATGGGTGACGGGCCAGCTATGTTGGAGAAATGTCCGGGATCGGCATTCTTGCAGAAGAGTGATGACATGATTGTTGACTCCATGGTTGAGGTATTCACACCAGAAGAAGGTACGTCTATGAAGGATTTAATAGCGCAAGAGATGCAGCTGACCCCTGAGACAGATAtacaaaatgttgttttatCGTCTCCCGTGTTTGACACGCGTGGTGACCTACTTGCCGGACACGAGGATGTTCTATTGGACAGCGAGCCACTGGATCACTTGAACGAGGTGGTGCTGGATCCTTCTAATGATGTCTCTGCTCAAGATGAGCACTCGGGCACAGATGAGAAAGGGCCAGAGAAAATCGTCTTTCCAGAACCACCTCCTGTGAGCAGTGTTGGAAAAGTGCGAATTATCACTTCTACTCTAGCCCCACATAGACGTTTTATTATCCCACAGCCTGTTACACAACACCGAGTCATCAGCATGGCTGTACCTGCAATCACGTCATTGCCTCTGTCTTTACCTGTTAACAGCATTTCCACTTCAGCTGCTCTCTCAGTTTTTCCACAAAGAAATCATGTGGTCACTTCCACGCCGGTTGTAATTAATGGTCTGGGGACTCAGCTCAAGGATGCAACAAAAAGCAGACCTCTTGCCATCCGCCTTCCTACCTCTACAAAAACAAGTGCGACTGGTGCATTGTCTAGCCCGCAAGTTTTGCTCGTCAACCGCGCTGGTCAAATTTTAATAAAAGACCCACAGACCAATAGTTACCAGGTCCCTAGTGCTACTTCACCTTCTTACAGCCAGATCAGCCAGATTGCTAAGCTCATCCACAGTCATAACCTCATTCATAGAGCTGTCCCCAGAGTCGTGGTGAATCCAGTACCACAAGCAAGCCCCAGCCAAGGTCCAACCACACAAGTATTATCATACACCAATGGTGCAGCGCCATCAACTAAAGTTTTGATCAGGAGACTACCTCAGAAATCTTCAGCAGTGCAAATCAGCAGTATACCTATGAGAGGAACCAGTGGTGTAAAGCTCAAGAATATATCAGTGCCAAGTACAGCAGAGTTAGAAAGGATCCAAGGGGAGGATGCACAGGCAATAATTGAGAGAGCCATGGCAAGCCACAGGGACATGGTGCTGAGCCCTTCCCACTTGCAGATCCACCCATACCTTAATAAGCTACAGTCTCCTGAGGGGGTTAAACATTTTCCAGGATTGCATTGCCAAACAAAGCCCAACATTCTGTCCCATTCAAGACCTCAGGTCAGGGTCAAGAGGGTGTCGTCAGCATCGGAACGAACTGGTGTAAAACAATGCAAGACCACCTCCATAGAGCCAACAGTTCTTAGCTCTCAGGACGATCTAAACAG ATCGATCGGAGTCCGCATTAAAGCCCCAACCATTAAGGAGGTGCTGCATTTTAATCCACCAGAAGTTGAAAATCTTTGTGAACCAAAGAATAACGAAGCCAAAGAATCTGAAATCAAAAG AAGTATTCCAAAGGAATGTGAACCCTGTGAACTGCAGGAAAGCGAAAGCAACCATGACAAAAATCATGCATGGGTCAGCTCCAGAAACAGTGACTTGTCTGACTGGGGCCCTTGTTCAG GATGGAGTTCCGACGAGGATTCTTCATCACCATTTAAGGACGACCAGGATGTTTGTTCCAGTCAGGATAAGCCTCACCTGTTGTTCAAAATTACTAGTGATGATGGCTTCAGTGTCGAGGCAGATAGCATAGAGG TGGCTTGGAAGGCAGTGATGGACGGCGTCCAAGAGGCACGGACAGGCTACAGGCTTGAGCAGCTGCCGCTGGGCAGGATACGTGGTGCCAGGTTACTGGGTGTCCTTCACGATGCTGTACTGTTCTTGCTGGAGCAGCTGCAGGGGGCCGCACAGTGCTACAACCACCGCTTCCGTTTCCACCAACAAGAAAAATCTGAGGAGGAGCTACCGATAAACCCTAGCGGCTGTGCTCGTGCTGAAATCTATACAAG GAAAAACACATTCGACATGTTTAACTTCTTGGCGTCCCAACACCGCCAGCTTCCTGAGAGCAGGCCGTGCGATGAAGACGAGGATGACGTCAAGCTCAAATGCAGCAG ACGTGCAACCAGCACGGAGTTGCCGATGGCGATGAGGTTCAGACATCTTGAGAAAACCTCTAAAGAAGCTGTTGGGGTTTATAG ATCCGCTATTCATGGACGTGGCCTTTTCTGCAAGCGCAACATAGAAGCTGGAGAGATGGTGATCGAGTACGCTGGTATTGTCATCCGTTCGGTTCTGACTGACAAGCGGGAGAACTATTACAGCAGTAAG GACATCGGCTGCTACATGTTCCGCATCGACGACTTCGACGTAGTAGACGCCACCATGCACGGCAACGCAGCGCGTTTTATTAACCACTCGTGTGAACCGAACTGTTACTCAAGGGTTATTAACGTTGAAGGCCAGAAGCACATAGTCATATTTGCGTTGAGGAAGATCTACCGTGGTGAAGAGCTTACCTACGACTACAAATTTCCCATCGAAGATGCCAGCAACAAGCTGCACTGTAACTGTGGTGCTAGGCGATGTAGACGCTTTCTCAACTAG